A genomic stretch from Chitinophaga lutea includes:
- the kduI gene encoding 5-dehydro-4-deoxy-D-glucuronate isomerase codes for MSTSIETRYASSPAEAKAWDTAQAREALLITPLFEAGNVRLVYSHYDRFITGGVMPVDQPVKLETVDPLKAEYFLERRELGIINTGGDGTVTVDGEVYEVGFKEALYVGKGKREVVFASNNSAAPARFYLNSTPAHTNYPTRRITRAEADVVTLGAQETSNHRTINKLLVNSVLPTCQLQMGMTELKPGNTWNTMPAHTHDRRMEVYFYFEVPQGQSVCHFWGQPQETRHIWMQNNEAVISPPWSIHSGAGTSNYTFIWGMAGENLDYGDMDHCAIPDLR; via the coding sequence ATGAGCACGTCTATAGAAACCAGATATGCCAGCAGCCCGGCCGAAGCCAAAGCCTGGGATACTGCGCAGGCCAGGGAAGCGCTTTTGATCACGCCGCTTTTTGAAGCCGGCAATGTACGGCTGGTGTACAGCCACTACGACCGTTTTATCACCGGCGGCGTAATGCCCGTTGATCAGCCGGTAAAGCTTGAAACCGTAGACCCGCTGAAAGCGGAGTATTTCCTTGAGCGCCGCGAGCTGGGCATCATCAATACCGGCGGCGACGGCACCGTGACGGTAGACGGTGAGGTATACGAGGTGGGCTTCAAGGAAGCGCTCTATGTCGGGAAAGGCAAGCGGGAAGTGGTATTTGCGAGCAACAACAGTGCCGCACCCGCCCGGTTCTACCTGAATTCCACCCCCGCGCATACCAACTACCCCACCCGCCGCATCACGCGCGCAGAAGCGGATGTGGTGACGCTGGGAGCACAGGAAACCTCCAACCACCGCACCATCAACAAACTGCTCGTGAACTCCGTACTGCCTACCTGCCAGCTGCAGATGGGGATGACGGAACTGAAACCGGGCAATACCTGGAACACCATGCCGGCCCACACGCACGACCGCCGCATGGAAGTGTACTTCTACTTCGAAGTGCCGCAGGGCCAGTCGGTTTGCCACTTCTGGGGCCAGCCCCAGGAAACCCGTCACATCTGGATGCAGAACAACGAAGCGGTGATTTCGCCGCCCTGGTCCATCCACTCCGGCGCAGGCACCAGCAATTATACCTTCATCTGGGGCATGGCCGGTGAAAACCTCGACTATGGCGATATGGACCATTGTGCAATCCCTGATTTACGGTAA
- a CDS encoding UxaA family hydrolase has protein sequence MNTYLQIHPKDNVLVALQDLPAGQQIEFNGSKIQLKQNVPAKHKFPLAPLQPGDPVLMYGVLVGKAVQPIQEGETITVKNLQHDANAFHEKDANFQWQAPDVSRWANQTFRGFHRADGQVGTRNYWLVIPMVFCENRNVGVIKTAFEKGLGFAPAEVYNEQVNDLVNLYKSGNLDAIKTYKAPEASAEPRKNAVFQNIDGIKFLIHEGGCGGTRQDSDALCALLAGYIHHPNVAGATVLSLGCQHAQVSILQEALKKLNPDFNKPVLVYEQQTSGSEFNMLSTAIRDTFLALVEANKLERKPAPLSKIVVGLECGGSDGFSGISANPAIGHTSDLLVALGGTTILSEFPELCGVEQELINRCENDDTADKFISIMRAYESQAQSVGSGFYMNPSPGNIKDGLITDAIKSAGAAKKGGTSPVKDVLDYTEYATKPGLNLLCTPGNDVESTSAEVGSGASVVLFTTGLGTPTGNPIAPVVKLSTNTRLAQRMPDIIDVDTGSIISGQKSIAEMGEDILDFVVKVASGEIFTKAELLHQDDFIPWKRGVSL, from the coding sequence ATGAACACGTATCTTCAGATTCACCCGAAAGACAATGTGCTGGTGGCTTTACAAGACCTACCGGCTGGGCAGCAAATAGAGTTCAATGGTTCAAAAATTCAATTGAAGCAGAACGTTCCCGCCAAACATAAATTTCCCCTGGCACCCCTTCAGCCGGGCGATCCCGTACTGATGTACGGCGTGCTCGTAGGCAAGGCCGTGCAACCCATCCAGGAGGGGGAAACCATTACCGTTAAAAACCTGCAGCACGACGCCAACGCCTTCCATGAGAAAGACGCGAACTTCCAGTGGCAAGCGCCTGATGTAAGCCGCTGGGCCAATCAGACCTTCCGGGGGTTTCACCGGGCAGACGGACAGGTGGGCACCCGCAACTACTGGCTGGTGATTCCCATGGTGTTCTGCGAAAACAGGAATGTGGGAGTGATCAAAACAGCCTTTGAAAAAGGCCTCGGGTTCGCGCCCGCAGAGGTCTACAACGAACAGGTGAACGACCTGGTGAACCTCTACAAAAGCGGCAATCTCGATGCCATCAAAACATACAAGGCACCGGAAGCAAGCGCCGAGCCCAGGAAAAATGCCGTTTTCCAGAATATCGACGGTATCAAGTTCCTCATCCACGAAGGCGGCTGCGGCGGTACCCGCCAGGATTCCGACGCCCTCTGCGCCCTGCTGGCCGGGTATATCCATCACCCCAACGTGGCCGGCGCCACCGTTTTGAGTCTGGGCTGCCAGCACGCGCAGGTGTCCATCCTCCAGGAGGCGCTCAAGAAACTGAACCCCGACTTCAACAAACCGGTACTGGTGTACGAACAGCAAACCAGCGGTTCCGAATTCAATATGCTCTCTACCGCCATCAGGGATACTTTCCTGGCGCTGGTGGAAGCCAATAAACTGGAACGCAAGCCGGCTCCCCTCTCCAAAATCGTAGTGGGACTGGAATGCGGCGGCTCAGACGGGTTTTCAGGTATTTCCGCCAACCCAGCCATCGGTCACACATCGGACCTGCTGGTGGCATTGGGCGGCACCACCATCCTGTCTGAGTTTCCCGAACTCTGCGGTGTGGAACAGGAACTGATCAACCGTTGCGAAAACGACGACACGGCCGATAAATTCATCAGCATCATGCGTGCCTATGAAAGCCAGGCCCAATCTGTCGGTTCCGGGTTTTACATGAACCCCTCGCCCGGCAATATCAAGGACGGGCTGATCACGGACGCCATCAAATCCGCCGGCGCCGCCAAAAAAGGCGGTACCTCCCCGGTGAAAGACGTGCTGGATTATACCGAATATGCTACGAAACCGGGCCTGAACCTGCTGTGCACACCGGGCAACGACGTGGAGTCCACCTCCGCTGAAGTGGGTTCCGGCGCCTCCGTGGTGTTGTTCACAACCGGCCTCGGCACGCCTACCGGCAACCCGATCGCCCCTGTTGTCAAACTGTCTACCAACACCCGCCTCGCCCAGCGCATGCCGGATATTATCGACGTCGATACCGGCAGCATCATCAGCGGCCAGAAAAGCATCGCGGAAATGGGCGAAGATATTCTCGACTTCGTGGTGAAAGTGGCCAGCGGTGAGATTTTCACCAAGGCCGAGCTGCTGCACCAGGACGATTTCATTCCCTGGAAGCGCGGCGTTAGTCTGTAA
- a CDS encoding MFS transporter, producing the protein MNSTVVGRYRWRIVALLFFATTINYIDRQVIGLLKPILEKEFSWTETQYGEIVMIFSACYALGLLVFGRFVDKVGTKLGYTVSIVVWSIAAMAHALAKSTFGFGAARALLGLGEAGNFPVAVKSVAEWFPKKERAFATGLFNSGANIGAVAAPAVVPWLASAYGWQEAFIWTGVIGFVWLIFWLVMYELPARHKKVGKAELAHIQSDGEEDPGADQKKVSWIKLFGIRQTWAFVFGKLLTDPIWWFFLFWLPSYFSTTFNLNMKSLGLPLIIVYTATTIGSIGGGYLPGWLISKGWPVFKARKTSMFIFAILVIPIMTARYAENMWVAVALISLAAAAHQAWSANIFTTASDMFPKYTLSSVVGIGGMAGSIGGMLFPLVVGALLDHYKALGNINAGYNILFLICGSMYLLAWVTMHFFAPRMEKVEVKA; encoded by the coding sequence ATGAATTCCACCGTAGTAGGCCGGTACCGCTGGCGCATAGTTGCTTTATTGTTTTTTGCCACCACGATCAATTACATCGACCGGCAGGTGATCGGGCTGTTGAAGCCTATCCTGGAGAAAGAGTTTAGCTGGACCGAAACACAATACGGCGAAATCGTGATGATATTCTCCGCCTGCTACGCACTGGGCCTGCTCGTGTTTGGCCGGTTTGTGGACAAGGTGGGCACCAAATTAGGGTATACTGTTTCCATCGTGGTGTGGAGCATCGCGGCCATGGCGCATGCGCTGGCTAAATCCACTTTTGGTTTCGGCGCTGCACGTGCGTTGCTCGGGTTGGGTGAGGCGGGTAACTTCCCCGTGGCGGTTAAATCCGTGGCGGAATGGTTCCCGAAAAAAGAAAGGGCGTTTGCCACCGGCCTCTTTAACTCCGGCGCCAATATCGGCGCGGTAGCCGCTCCGGCCGTAGTGCCCTGGCTGGCCTCAGCGTACGGCTGGCAGGAGGCTTTCATCTGGACCGGTGTGATCGGTTTTGTATGGCTGATTTTCTGGCTGGTGATGTATGAATTGCCCGCCCGTCATAAAAAAGTAGGAAAAGCCGAACTGGCGCACATTCAAAGCGACGGCGAAGAGGATCCCGGGGCGGATCAGAAAAAGGTATCCTGGATCAAACTCTTCGGCATCCGCCAGACCTGGGCTTTCGTATTCGGCAAGCTGCTCACGGATCCCATCTGGTGGTTCTTTCTGTTCTGGCTGCCGTCTTATTTCTCCACTACGTTTAATCTGAACATGAAAAGCCTCGGCCTCCCGCTGATCATCGTATACACTGCCACCACCATCGGCAGTATCGGCGGCGGTTACCTGCCGGGCTGGCTCATCAGCAAAGGATGGCCGGTGTTCAAGGCGCGTAAAACGTCCATGTTCATTTTTGCCATCCTCGTCATCCCGATCATGACCGCGCGTTATGCGGAAAATATGTGGGTGGCCGTTGCACTGATCAGTCTGGCCGCCGCCGCGCACCAGGCCTGGTCTGCCAACATCTTCACCACGGCATCCGACATGTTCCCGAAATACACCCTCAGCTCCGTAGTGGGCATCGGCGGTATGGCGGGCTCCATCGGCGGCATGCTGTTCCCGCTGGTAGTGGGCGCGCTGCTCGACCACTACAAAGCGCTGGGCAATATCAATGCAGGATACAACATCCTGTTCCTCATCTGCGGGTCGATGTACCTGCTGGCCTGGGTAACCATGCACTTCTTTGCGCCGCGCATGGAAAAGGTGGAAGTGAAAGCATAA
- the eda gene encoding bifunctional 4-hydroxy-2-oxoglutarate aldolase/2-dehydro-3-deoxy-phosphogluconate aldolase, protein MTPQPETVLSAFESTKVVPVFYHDDPEVCAAVMKACYEGGIRVFEFTNRGENARQNFAHLRDLKAASMPDMYLGIGTIKNAADAKTFTDMGADFIVSPIIDEATATYCRSQNIFWVPGCMTPSEIAVAEKSGALLVKLFPGSTLGPGFVKAIKPLFPGLRFMPTGGVEPEQANLQAWFDAGVVCVGLGSNLLPKAAIDKKDWAGLAGKVTQTFAYIKALK, encoded by the coding sequence ATGACACCACAACCTGAAACTGTATTAAGCGCATTTGAATCTACCAAGGTGGTACCTGTATTTTACCACGACGATCCGGAAGTATGTGCGGCCGTGATGAAAGCCTGTTATGAAGGCGGCATCCGTGTGTTTGAATTTACCAACCGCGGCGAAAACGCCCGGCAGAATTTCGCCCACCTCCGCGATCTGAAAGCCGCTTCCATGCCCGATATGTACCTGGGCATCGGCACCATCAAAAACGCGGCGGACGCAAAAACGTTCACCGATATGGGCGCCGATTTTATCGTGAGCCCCATCATCGATGAAGCGACGGCGACCTACTGCCGGTCGCAGAACATCTTCTGGGTGCCCGGCTGCATGACGCCTTCCGAAATTGCGGTGGCGGAAAAGAGCGGCGCGCTGCTCGTGAAACTGTTTCCCGGCAGCACCCTCGGTCCCGGTTTCGTAAAAGCCATCAAACCCCTGTTCCCCGGTCTCCGGTTCATGCCCACCGGTGGTGTGGAGCCCGAGCAGGCGAACCTGCAGGCCTGGTTCGATGCCGGGGTGGTATGCGTGGGGCTGGGCTCCAATCTTCTGCCCAAAGCGGCCATCGATAAAAAAGACTGGGCGGGACTGGCCGGAAAAGTAACGCAAACGTTTGCATATATAAAGGCATTGAAGTAA
- a CDS encoding sugar kinase: protein MQPVSVITFGEILLRLSPEWAQQRAALFVGGAEANVAAALATWGDKVAYISKTPDNGLSRQVLSQLEAVGVQTDRMLWGGDRIGAYYLAQGSDLKHAEVVYDRKYSSFSEIKPGTVDWDALLGDATWFHWSAISPALNKDAVAICKEVLEAATRKGMTISTDLNYRSKLWQYGQSPLEVMPELTKYCHVIMGNIWAANMMLGIPLNQEAIRADTKEQYLEAAKSAAMAIVQQFPKCDRVAFTFRFSSAPTHNLYYAVYWKDGELYVSRQFETNEVVDRVGSGDSFMAGLIHANLNGYTNQQTISFAAAAAYSKLFRTGDFNLTAKESITQLM from the coding sequence ATGCAACCGGTTTCAGTTATTACGTTTGGAGAAATTTTATTAAGGCTGAGCCCCGAATGGGCCCAGCAGCGCGCCGCTCTTTTCGTAGGCGGCGCGGAAGCGAATGTGGCCGCAGCCCTGGCTACCTGGGGCGACAAAGTGGCCTACATCAGCAAAACGCCGGACAACGGCCTGTCGAGGCAGGTACTGTCGCAACTGGAGGCAGTGGGTGTGCAAACCGACCGCATGCTCTGGGGCGGCGACCGCATCGGCGCTTATTATCTCGCGCAGGGCTCGGACCTGAAACATGCCGAAGTGGTGTACGACCGCAAGTATTCCAGCTTCTCCGAGATCAAACCCGGTACCGTGGATTGGGACGCATTGCTGGGCGACGCCACCTGGTTTCACTGGAGCGCCATTTCACCGGCGCTGAACAAAGACGCCGTGGCGATTTGCAAGGAAGTGCTGGAAGCGGCCACCCGCAAAGGTATGACCATTTCCACCGATCTCAACTACCGGAGCAAACTCTGGCAATACGGGCAATCGCCGCTGGAGGTGATGCCGGAACTGACGAAGTACTGCCACGTGATCATGGGCAACATCTGGGCCGCCAACATGATGCTGGGCATTCCCCTCAACCAGGAAGCCATCCGGGCGGATACGAAAGAACAATACCTAGAGGCGGCAAAAAGTGCTGCCATGGCCATTGTACAGCAATTTCCGAAGTGCGACCGCGTTGCCTTCACCTTCCGTTTTTCTTCCGCGCCCACGCATAACCTGTATTATGCCGTGTACTGGAAAGACGGGGAACTGTATGTGTCCAGGCAATTTGAAACGAATGAAGTGGTAGACAGGGTAGGGAGCGGCGACAGCTTCATGGCCGGTCTCATACACGCTAACCTGAACGGTTACACGAACCAGCAGACCATTTCATTTGCCGCAGCGGCAGCGTATTCCAAGCTGTTCCGCACCGGCGATTTTAACCTGACCGCAAAGGAATCGATCACGCAACTGATGTAG
- the uxaC gene encoding glucuronate isomerase has product MKTFLSEDFLLQTETAKRLYFDFAKDMPVIDYHNHLPPDEIAANKQFSTITEAWLKGDHYKWRAMRANGVNEDLITGGADDFTKFKMWAETVPYTMRNPLYHWTHMELKKPFGITETLNGNNAAKIYEACNAQLPKLSTQTLLQQFNVDTLCTTDDPADPLDHHIAIRKQGFKVKVLPTFRPDKAMAVEDPAAFNAYMQKLGAAAGIEIKNYQTLLDALKKRHDYFHENGGRLSDHGLNYFVYADFTETALEEAFRDVAAGKKVTDEIATMFKAATLHHICTWNHEKGWVQQFHAGAIRNNNSRLLKRLGADAGVDSIGDWPMAEAMSRFFDRLDQNNQLAKTVVYNLNPAHNEVYATMVGNFQDGSVAGKMQFGSGWWFLDQKDGMEKQMNALSNMGLLSRFVGMLTDSRSFLSFPRHEYFRRILCNLIGNDVENGELPGDIPWLGKMVQDICYNNAKAYFNF; this is encoded by the coding sequence ATGAAAACTTTTCTATCTGAGGATTTCCTGCTCCAAACGGAGACAGCCAAACGGTTATATTTTGATTTCGCGAAAGACATGCCGGTGATTGATTACCACAACCACCTGCCGCCCGACGAAATAGCCGCCAATAAACAATTTTCGACCATCACGGAAGCCTGGCTGAAAGGCGACCACTATAAATGGCGCGCCATGCGGGCCAACGGGGTGAACGAAGATCTGATCACCGGCGGCGCCGATGATTTCACCAAGTTCAAAATGTGGGCGGAAACCGTGCCCTACACCATGCGCAACCCGCTCTACCACTGGACGCACATGGAGCTGAAGAAACCCTTCGGCATTACGGAAACGCTGAACGGCAACAACGCGGCAAAAATATACGAAGCCTGTAACGCGCAGCTGCCGAAACTCAGCACGCAAACCCTGCTGCAACAGTTTAACGTGGATACGCTTTGCACCACCGACGACCCGGCCGACCCGCTGGACCATCACATCGCCATCCGCAAACAGGGCTTCAAAGTGAAGGTACTGCCTACTTTCAGGCCTGATAAAGCCATGGCGGTGGAAGACCCTGCCGCCTTCAACGCCTACATGCAAAAGCTGGGCGCTGCCGCGGGTATCGAGATCAAAAACTACCAAACCCTGCTGGACGCGTTAAAAAAGCGGCACGACTACTTCCATGAGAACGGCGGCCGTTTGTCCGATCACGGGCTGAACTATTTCGTTTATGCGGACTTTACGGAAACTGCGCTGGAAGAGGCTTTCAGAGATGTAGCGGCAGGCAAAAAAGTGACCGACGAAATCGCCACGATGTTCAAAGCGGCCACCCTGCACCACATCTGCACCTGGAACCACGAAAAAGGCTGGGTACAGCAGTTCCATGCAGGCGCCATCCGCAACAACAACTCCCGCCTCCTCAAACGGCTGGGAGCCGATGCAGGGGTGGATTCCATCGGCGACTGGCCCATGGCCGAAGCGATGAGCCGCTTCTTCGACCGCCTCGATCAGAACAACCAGCTCGCCAAAACCGTCGTGTACAACCTGAACCCCGCCCATAATGAAGTGTACGCCACCATGGTGGGTAACTTCCAGGACGGCAGCGTGGCCGGCAAAATGCAGTTCGGCTCCGGCTGGTGGTTCCTCGATCAGAAAGACGGTATGGAGAAACAGATGAACGCGCTCAGCAACATGGGCCTGCTCAGCAGGTTCGTGGGCATGCTCACGGATTCCCGCAGCTTTCTCTCTTTCCCGAGGCATGAGTATTTCAGGAGAATATTGTGTAATTTGATCGGCAACGATGTGGAGAACGGTGAACTGCCCGGAGATATTCCCTGGTTAGGAAAGATGGTACAGGATATATGTTATAACAACGCCAAAGCCTATTTTAATTTTTGA
- a CDS encoding tagaturonate reductase: MNNPAWGITPDYFNYPEKILQFGTGVLLRGLVDYLVDKANKEGVFKGRIVVVKSTDGDAGAFGTQDGLFTTHIKGVAQGQPVDQYLVNASISRVLQSNAEWEAILAAATQPSLNVIISNTTEVGIQYVEENIAAGVPASYPGKLLAILYERFRKGMDGFVIIPTELVVDNGKLLKEIVLQLAAYNKLPEDFVQWIASANRFCSSLVDRIVPGRPKNISECWEQAGYEDELWIDAEPFLLWAIEGDAAVAQQLSFHQSDDRMLIAPSITPYREQKLRILNGSHTAAVCVGYLSGLNTVYECMQDAYMRRFFETVVMEEILPTLSSLGPQTAVFARDVLDRFANPYIEHKLISITFQQSSKMNARNVQTLLRYREVKGILPEMMPLGFAATLLFLKPVRENNGKYQGLRGKDTYYDITDDNIAVFAEHWKSVEKNGYPEVSAMVRAICKDARLWETDLNNIPGFADTVADHLLGMLQNGVQPYITQHSKVL; this comes from the coding sequence ATGAACAACCCCGCATGGGGCATTACACCTGACTACTTTAATTATCCGGAAAAAATTCTTCAGTTCGGTACGGGCGTGCTGCTGCGCGGCCTCGTAGATTACCTGGTTGATAAAGCCAATAAAGAAGGCGTTTTCAAAGGCAGGATAGTAGTCGTGAAGTCGACCGACGGCGATGCCGGCGCATTCGGCACGCAGGACGGTCTTTTTACCACCCACATCAAGGGCGTGGCGCAAGGCCAGCCGGTTGATCAGTACCTGGTAAACGCTTCTATTAGCCGTGTTTTGCAATCGAATGCAGAGTGGGAGGCCATATTGGCCGCCGCCACGCAACCGTCGCTGAACGTCATTATTTCCAACACCACTGAAGTGGGCATCCAGTACGTGGAAGAAAACATCGCCGCGGGGGTGCCGGCTTCCTACCCGGGCAAACTGCTGGCCATCCTGTACGAGCGTTTCCGCAAGGGGATGGACGGGTTTGTGATCATCCCCACGGAACTGGTGGTGGACAACGGCAAACTGCTGAAGGAAATCGTATTGCAGCTGGCTGCATACAACAAACTGCCGGAAGATTTTGTACAGTGGATCGCATCGGCCAACCGTTTCTGCAGTTCGCTGGTAGACCGCATCGTGCCGGGCAGGCCCAAAAATATCAGCGAATGCTGGGAACAGGCGGGGTATGAAGACGAGCTCTGGATAGACGCGGAACCGTTCCTGCTCTGGGCCATCGAAGGCGATGCCGCGGTGGCGCAGCAGCTGTCGTTCCACCAGTCGGACGACCGCATGCTCATCGCGCCCAGCATCACCCCTTACCGCGAGCAGAAATTGCGCATCCTCAACGGCAGCCATACAGCGGCCGTGTGCGTGGGGTATCTCTCCGGCCTCAACACCGTATACGAATGCATGCAGGACGCGTACATGCGCCGCTTTTTCGAGACGGTGGTGATGGAAGAGATCCTGCCCACCCTCAGCAGTCTCGGCCCGCAAACGGCCGTGTTCGCGCGGGATGTGCTCGACCGTTTCGCCAATCCTTACATCGAACATAAACTCATCAGCATCACCTTCCAGCAAAGCTCCAAGATGAACGCCCGCAACGTGCAGACGCTGCTGCGTTACCGCGAGGTGAAAGGCATCCTGCCGGAGATGATGCCGCTCGGCTTCGCCGCCACCCTGCTGTTCCTCAAACCGGTCAGGGAAAACAACGGCAAGTACCAGGGCCTGCGCGGGAAGGATACGTACTACGATATCACCGACGATAACATCGCCGTATTTGCAGAACACTGGAAATCGGTGGAGAAGAACGGCTACCCGGAAGTGTCTGCCATGGTGCGCGCGATCTGTAAAGACGCCCGCCTCTGGGAAACGGACCTGAACAACATCCCGGGTTTTGCGGACACGGTGGCCGACCACCTGCTGGGCATGCTGCAGAACGGCGTGCAGCCCTACATCACACAACACTCTAAGGTTTTATAA
- the mnmA gene encoding tRNA 2-thiouridine(34) synthase MnmA, with protein sequence MSKHGKVLVAMSGGIDSTVTALMLHEQGYEVVGITMKTWDYASAGPSKKETGCCNLDSFNDARAAAVHHGFPHFILDIRDEFGDFVINNFVDEYIAGRTPNPCVLCNTHIKWRALMKRADAMDCEFIATGHYARLRMENGRGVISKGLDETKDQSYVLWGLDQDVVKRTLLPLGTYRKTEIRQMAMDFGYPELAKKAESYEICFVPDNDYRGFLKRKVDGLEERVNGGNFVLADGTIVGKHKGYPFYTIGQRKGLEIALGRPIFVTEIIPETNTVVLGDEHELNRSEMNVGGLNYVKYDHLPEGLESTVKIRYKDKGALANVYNSPDGTVKVHFYEQVKGIAPGQSAVFYDGDDVLAGGIIRR encoded by the coding sequence ATGAGCAAGCATGGCAAAGTGCTGGTAGCGATGAGCGGAGGGATTGACAGTACTGTCACCGCCCTGATGCTGCATGAGCAGGGATATGAAGTGGTGGGCATCACCATGAAGACCTGGGATTACGCGAGCGCGGGCCCTTCCAAGAAGGAGACCGGCTGCTGTAACCTGGACTCTTTCAACGATGCCCGGGCGGCTGCCGTGCACCATGGCTTTCCGCATTTTATCCTGGACATACGGGACGAGTTCGGGGACTTCGTGATCAACAATTTCGTGGACGAATATATAGCCGGCCGCACACCCAACCCGTGCGTGCTCTGCAATACGCATATCAAATGGCGCGCGCTGATGAAACGGGCCGACGCCATGGACTGCGAGTTCATCGCCACCGGCCACTACGCGCGCCTGCGCATGGAAAACGGCCGGGGCGTGATCAGCAAGGGGCTGGACGAAACGAAAGACCAGAGTTACGTGCTCTGGGGCCTTGACCAGGATGTGGTGAAACGCACCCTCCTGCCCCTGGGCACTTACCGTAAAACCGAGATCCGCCAGATGGCGATGGATTTCGGGTACCCGGAACTGGCCAAAAAGGCGGAAAGCTATGAAATCTGCTTCGTGCCGGACAACGACTACCGCGGTTTCCTGAAAAGGAAGGTGGACGGGCTGGAAGAAAGGGTGAATGGCGGCAATTTCGTGCTGGCGGACGGTACGATCGTAGGCAAACACAAGGGTTACCCCTTCTATACCATCGGGCAGCGGAAAGGGCTGGAAATCGCCCTGGGCAGGCCCATTTTTGTCACCGAGATCATCCCGGAAACCAACACCGTGGTGCTGGGCGACGAACATGAACTGAACCGCAGCGAAATGAACGTGGGCGGCCTCAACTACGTGAAGTACGACCACCTGCCCGAAGGCCTCGAATCGACCGTAAAAATCAGGTACAAAGACAAAGGCGCCCTCGCCAACGTGTACAACAGCCCCGACGGTACCGTGAAAGTACATTTCTACGAACAGGTGAAAGGCATCGCGCCTGGCCAGTCGGCCGTGTTTTATGACGGTGACGACGTGCTGGCCGGGGGGATTATCCGGCGGTAA
- a CDS encoding beta-1,6-N-acetylglucosaminyltransferase, which yields MNHCFLLMTHFSAKSAYDQVLELMNEKHFFVIHFDRKTNIPPNDPFLLQLQSLPCVRLVRDRLNVQWGSYATVEATLRLIREAFHFSNISYFHLISGQCRHVKSIGYIHAYFSTHAGEEFIQSVDMDTIPDFLSRFAIFHWHDYYNLRSTRLKDVTLRRLSKISRVVQKTMALVGLRRRTPEWFPNRYVGSAWWSLTAECCRYMLAFIKENPAFVQRFKYTQLADEMFFQTLIMQSRFRERVAGRNLRFISFKTRHAEELTMAHALEVSGRDILFARKITRGSEALMAFVRERAVEVVG from the coding sequence ATGAACCACTGTTTTCTGCTAATGACGCACTTTTCCGCGAAGAGCGCGTACGACCAGGTATTGGAATTAATGAACGAAAAACATTTCTTCGTCATTCACTTCGACCGTAAAACGAACATACCGCCCAACGATCCCTTCCTGCTGCAACTGCAAAGCCTGCCGTGTGTAAGGCTGGTAAGAGACCGGTTGAACGTACAGTGGGGCTCATACGCCACGGTAGAAGCCACCCTCCGCCTTATCCGCGAAGCGTTCCATTTCAGCAACATCTCATATTTTCACCTTATCAGCGGACAGTGCCGGCATGTAAAATCCATCGGCTATATCCATGCCTACTTCAGCACCCACGCAGGAGAAGAATTCATTCAATCTGTCGATATGGACACGATACCTGATTTCTTATCGCGGTTTGCCATTTTCCATTGGCACGACTATTACAATTTGCGTTCCACGAGGCTGAAAGACGTTACCCTGCGGCGGCTGAGCAAGATATCGCGCGTCGTACAAAAAACGATGGCGCTTGTTGGCCTGCGCCGGCGCACCCCGGAGTGGTTTCCCAACCGATACGTTGGCTCCGCATGGTGGAGCCTGACGGCAGAATGCTGCCGTTACATGCTGGCCTTCATCAAAGAAAATCCCGCGTTTGTGCAGCGCTTCAAATACACCCAGCTCGCAGACGAGATGTTTTTCCAGACGCTGATCATGCAGAGCCGTTTCCGGGAAAGGGTGGCGGGCCGCAACCTCCGGTTCATCTCGTTTAAGACCCGCCATGCGGAGGAACTGACGATGGCGCATGCGCTGGAGGTCTCCGGCCGGGATATCCTCTTTGCGCGGAAAATTACGCGGGGAAGTGAGGCGCTGATGGCGTTTGTCAGGGAGCGGGCGGTGGAGGTGGTGGGGTAA